A stretch of the Gemmatimonadota bacterium genome encodes the following:
- a CDS encoding flagellar basal body P-ring protein FlgI, with protein MRTRGGTVLWHALLLATLVATTGGSLRAQEPRIADLTIEGSAVPQRLVGYGLVVGLDGTGDRSMTTRDGGMTVQAVVNLLRRFDLTVPPEMLRTANVAAVLVTAEVSPYLRPGGRFITHVAALGDARSLRGGVLWVTPLVAGPGGPAYATAQGSLVIDDASAADGAVNVRWRARSASPVNHAAIPDGGVLEQDLPRPTVELASKLWLKEPDLSTAQRIATAINAALGEGKAKVEDPGAIALTLTGTTDEKAEAIGKVLDLRVRPSQRNAVFLDARSGLVVAGGDAAVGAAVVRQGRVLLSITGPSATPAAPRDSSAALADGGISLRLPVGTSVLEVTAALRAVDAQPSDVAAILLALRQVGALPVEVVVR; from the coding sequence ATGAGGACCCGCGGCGGCACCGTGCTCTGGCACGCCCTCCTCCTCGCGACGCTCGTCGCGACCACGGGCGGGTCGCTCCGCGCGCAGGAGCCGCGCATCGCCGACCTCACCATCGAGGGTTCGGCGGTCCCGCAGCGCCTCGTCGGCTACGGCCTCGTCGTCGGGCTCGATGGCACCGGCGACCGCTCGATGACCACGCGCGATGGCGGCATGACCGTCCAGGCGGTGGTGAACCTCCTGCGGCGCTTCGACCTCACCGTCCCGCCGGAGATGCTGCGCACGGCGAACGTCGCGGCGGTGCTCGTCACCGCCGAGGTCTCGCCCTACCTCCGTCCGGGCGGCCGCTTCATCACGCACGTCGCCGCGCTCGGGGACGCGCGCTCGCTCCGCGGCGGCGTGCTCTGGGTGACGCCGCTCGTCGCCGGCCCCGGCGGGCCGGCCTACGCGACGGCGCAGGGCTCCCTCGTGATCGACGATGCCTCGGCCGCCGATGGCGCCGTGAACGTCCGGTGGCGCGCCCGCTCCGCCTCGCCCGTGAACCATGCCGCGATCCCCGACGGCGGTGTCCTCGAGCAGGACCTCCCGCGGCCCACCGTCGAACTCGCGAGCAAGCTCTGGCTCAAGGAGCCCGACCTCTCCACCGCGCAGCGCATCGCCACGGCGATCAACGCGGCGCTCGGTGAAGGCAAGGCGAAGGTCGAGGATCCGGGCGCGATCGCGCTCACGCTCACCGGCACCACCGACGAGAAGGCCGAGGCGATCGGCAAGGTGCTCGACCTCCGTGTCCGTCCGTCGCAACGGAACGCCGTCTTCCTCGACGCGCGCAGCGGCCTCGTCGTCGCCGGCGGCGACGCCGCCGTGGGCGCCGCCGTCGTGCGCCAGGGCCGCGTCCTCCTCTCCATCACCGGGCCGAGCGCGACCCCCGCCGCCCCGCGCGACTCGTCCGCCGCGCTCGCCGACGGTGGCATCTCGCTCCGCCTCCCGGTCGGCACCTCGGTCCTCGAGGTCACCGCCGCCCTCCGCGCCGTCGACGCACAACCCAGCGACGTCGCGGCCATCCTCCTCGCGCTCCGGCAGGTCGGCGCGCTCCCCGTCGAGGTCGTGGTCCGATGA
- the flgG gene encoding flagellar basal-body rod protein FlgG, with amino-acid sequence MIPALRIAATGMAAQQTRTEVIANNLANVNTTAFKRSRASFEDLLYQSMREVQVVGTSGADTLGAIQVGRGVRLAAVNRANAQGTLENTQRELDVAVEGEGLFAVRLPSGGRAYTRDGGFDVSDQGTLVTKAGLAIEPGISIPAGAGQISISRTGIVSALRGNGELVQLGQISLHRFPNPSGLMALGENLYTETPASGVPLEGMPEDEGFGRIVQGYLESSNVEIVTEMVEMIAAQRAYEINSKSVKAADEMSEVATQLIR; translated from the coding sequence ATGATCCCCGCCCTTCGTATCGCCGCCACCGGGATGGCCGCCCAGCAGACGCGCACCGAGGTGATCGCCAACAACCTCGCCAACGTCAACACCACCGCCTTCAAGCGGAGCCGCGCCTCGTTCGAGGACCTGCTCTATCAGTCGATGCGCGAGGTGCAGGTCGTCGGCACCTCCGGCGCCGACACCCTCGGCGCGATCCAGGTCGGACGCGGTGTGCGCCTCGCCGCCGTCAACCGCGCCAATGCGCAGGGCACGCTCGAGAACACGCAGCGCGAGCTCGACGTCGCCGTCGAGGGCGAAGGCTTGTTCGCCGTGCGCCTCCCGAGCGGCGGCCGCGCCTACACGCGCGACGGCGGGTTCGACGTCTCCGACCAGGGCACGCTCGTCACCAAGGCCGGCCTCGCCATCGAACCGGGCATCTCCATCCCCGCCGGTGCCGGCCAGATCAGCATCAGCCGCACCGGCATCGTGAGCGCCCTCCGCGGCAACGGCGAGCTCGTGCAGCTCGGCCAGATCTCGCTCCATCGCTTCCCCAATCCCTCCGGCCTCATGGCCCTCGGCGAGAACCTCTACACCGAGACGCCGGCGAGCGGCGTGCCCCTCGAGGGCATGCCGGAGGACGAGGGCTTCGGCCGCATCGTGCAGGGCTACCTCGAGTCCAGCAACGTCGAGATCGTCACCGAGATGGTCGAGATGATCGCGGCGCAGCGCGCCTACGAGATCAACTCCAAGTCGGTCAAGGCCGCGGACGAGATGTCCGAGGTCGCGACCCAACTCATCCGATGA
- a CDS encoding flagellar basal body L-ring protein FlgH, with the protein MITPLRLHGSAVALLLIALAASGEAQAPAPAATTAAAPAPRAAPTSWLADSRTLAVGDVITLYVDEAVLASARRTQTGRDNTQRDMGVALAPPGGAAPISGSFGDSRRASSDQTGDMSRASALRTTVAVRVVARQPDGTYTVKGTRSVNVDKNQQEVTVEGVLRAQDVTIDNQADGDRLADAKITVKQKGRLGKTRGGIIGRILGLVWP; encoded by the coding sequence ATGATCACTCCCCTTCGCCTCCATGGCAGCGCCGTCGCGCTGCTGCTCATCGCGCTCGCCGCGTCCGGCGAGGCGCAAGCCCCCGCCCCGGCCGCGACGACCGCGGCCGCCCCGGCACCGCGGGCCGCCCCGACGAGCTGGCTCGCCGACTCGCGCACCCTCGCGGTGGGCGACGTGATCACGCTCTACGTCGACGAGGCCGTCCTCGCCTCGGCGCGTCGAACGCAGACCGGGCGCGACAACACCCAGCGCGACATGGGCGTGGCACTCGCCCCGCCGGGCGGCGCCGCGCCGATCTCCGGCAGCTTCGGCGACAGCCGGCGCGCCAGCTCCGACCAGACCGGTGACATGAGCCGCGCCTCGGCGCTCCGCACGACCGTGGCGGTCCGCGTCGTCGCGCGCCAGCCCGACGGTACCTACACCGTGAAGGGCACGCGCTCCGTCAACGTGGACAAGAACCAGCAGGAGGTCACCGTCGAAGGCGTCCTCCGGGCGCAGGATGTCACGATCGACAACCAGGCGGATGGCGATCGTCTCGCCGACGCCAAGATCACCGTCAAGCAGAAGGGGCGGCTCGGGAAGACGCGCGGTGGCATCATCGGGCGCATCCTCGGGCTGGTCTGGCCATGA
- a CDS encoding OmpA family protein has product MPPAGKDKKKVIIKKKGGGGHAGHHGGSWKVAYADFVTAMMAFFMVMWIVGMDDSAKESIQGYFSNPVGFKKGFGSGSSPMGSGNTPVLGMRESPMPARMAEEAAMESTRERLQAALDQSDLGGLEGNIDVRMTSEGLRIEFGEGLIGDATFASGSSVMTEPMLRAIAILGAEIAVLPNAVIIEGHTDGVPLVRAGGYSNWELSSDRANAARRALLTQGVTPDRVVSVRGMADRSPKIVDFPLDPRNRRISVLLPFRTAGPGGPEQTPSDVAAAPVP; this is encoded by the coding sequence ATGCCTCCGGCCGGGAAGGACAAGAAGAAGGTCATCATCAAGAAGAAGGGCGGCGGCGGACATGCCGGCCACCACGGCGGGTCGTGGAAGGTCGCCTATGCCGACTTCGTCACCGCGATGATGGCGTTCTTCATGGTGATGTGGATCGTCGGCATGGACGACAGCGCCAAGGAATCCATCCAGGGCTACTTCTCCAACCCGGTGGGCTTCAAGAAGGGCTTCGGCTCCGGCTCGAGTCCCATGGGCTCGGGCAACACGCCCGTGCTCGGCATGCGCGAATCGCCCATGCCGGCCCGCATGGCGGAGGAAGCGGCGATGGAGTCGACCCGCGAACGCCTCCAGGCCGCACTCGACCAGTCGGACCTCGGCGGCCTCGAGGGGAACATCGACGTGCGCATGACCTCGGAAGGGCTGCGCATCGAGTTCGGCGAGGGCCTCATCGGCGATGCGACCTTCGCCTCGGGCTCCTCGGTGATGACCGAACCGATGCTGCGCGCGATCGCCATCCTCGGTGCCGAGATCGCCGTCCTCCCCAACGCCGTGATCATCGAGGGGCACACCGACGGTGTGCCCTTGGTGCGGGCTGGGGGGTATTCCAACTGGGAGCTCTCGTCCGACCGCGCCAACGCGGCGCGGCGCGCCCTGCTCACGCAAGGCGTCACCCCGGACCGCGTGGTTTCGGTGCGGGGAATGGCGGATCGGAGCCCCAAGATCGTGGACTTCCCCCTCGACCCGCGCAACCGGCGCATCTCCGTGCTCCTCCCCTTCCGCACCGCAGGCCCCGGCGGCCCCGAACAGACCCCGTCAGACGTCGCGGCGGCTCCGGTACCGTGA
- a CDS encoding AraC family transcriptional regulator, whose protein sequence is MHESDARRDLPGMEYVERPPHPELAGLVRTYWWLRGEPDPDGVAEPALPDGSPELIINLGPPWEHVAADGTRTLQPSAFLVGQILGPMVVRPTGRMDLVAVRLEAHAASLLQDDVSALTDSWAPVESLRASAQPALAALRTELSLESDLEAQVLALDDAMRALVEVSSPPDELVGQAVRAIRGSHGAVEIDALARTLGVTTRTLQRRFATAAGLSPKMLARIVRFQRVFAAWRDDPASCSRVALECGYYDQSHLVRDFRDFAGAPPAGFLAAMPAFTAVFTAARSRPTR, encoded by the coding sequence TTGCACGAATCCGACGCGCGGCGGGATCTTCCGGGGATGGAGTACGTCGAGCGGCCCCCGCATCCCGAACTCGCCGGGCTCGTGCGCACCTACTGGTGGTTGCGCGGCGAGCCGGATCCCGATGGCGTTGCCGAGCCCGCGCTGCCGGATGGGTCGCCGGAGTTGATCATCAACCTCGGGCCGCCCTGGGAGCACGTGGCCGCCGACGGCACGCGCACCCTGCAGCCGTCGGCCTTCCTCGTGGGGCAGATCCTCGGTCCGATGGTCGTGAGGCCGACCGGCCGGATGGACCTCGTCGCGGTGCGGCTGGAGGCGCACGCCGCCTCGCTGCTCCAGGACGACGTGTCGGCGCTCACGGACTCGTGGGCGCCGGTGGAGTCGCTCCGTGCCTCCGCCCAGCCGGCGCTCGCGGCGCTGCGGACGGAACTCTCGCTCGAGTCCGATCTCGAGGCGCAGGTGCTCGCCCTCGACGACGCGATGCGTGCGCTGGTGGAGGTCTCGTCGCCGCCGGACGAGCTGGTGGGGCAGGCGGTGCGGGCGATCCGCGGGTCGCATGGCGCGGTGGAGATCGACGCGCTGGCGCGCACGCTCGGCGTGACCACTCGCACGCTGCAGCGGCGCTTCGCGACGGCGGCCGGCCTCTCGCCGAAGATGCTCGCACGGATCGTGCGCTTCCAGCGGGTCTTCGCCGCGTGGCGCGACGACCCCGCGAGCTGCTCGCGCGTCGCGCTCGAGTGCGGCTACTACGACCAGTCGCACCTGGTGCGCGACTTCCGCGATTTCGCCGGGGCGCCGCCCGCGGGATTCCTCGCCGCGATGCCCGCCTTCACCGCCGTGTTCACGGCCGCGCGGTCGCGACCCACCCGATGA
- a CDS encoding GNAT family N-acetyltransferase, whose product MPTIRAAVPADLPVIGRLGAMLVRLHHEMDAARFIAATAQTAEGYAGFLGTQLEEPDALVMVAERAGVVVGYSYAGMEGQDWMTLRGPAGVIHDLVVDAAVRNAGTGRALLEATIAELERRGAPRVVLSTAARNEAAQRLFARAGFRPTMVELTRERGALTDRS is encoded by the coding sequence ATGCCCACCATCCGCGCCGCCGTTCCCGCCGACCTGCCCGTGATCGGGCGCCTCGGTGCGATGCTGGTCCGGCTCCATCACGAGATGGACGCGGCGCGCTTCATCGCGGCGACCGCGCAGACCGCGGAGGGATACGCGGGATTCCTCGGGACGCAGCTGGAGGAGCCGGACGCGCTGGTGATGGTCGCCGAGCGAGCGGGCGTGGTGGTCGGCTACAGCTATGCGGGGATGGAAGGGCAGGACTGGATGACGTTGCGCGGTCCGGCGGGCGTGATCCACGATCTCGTGGTCGACGCCGCGGTGCGCAATGCGGGGACGGGGCGCGCCCTGCTCGAGGCGACGATCGCCGAACTCGAGCGGCGCGGCGCCCCGCGCGTCGTGCTCTCGACCGCGGCGCGGAACGAGGCGGCGCAGCGGCTCTTCGCCCGCGCCGGCTTCCGACCGACGATGGTGGAGCTGACGCGCGAGCGCGGCGCGCTCACCGATCGCAGCTGA
- the flgN gene encoding flagellar export chaperone FlgN encodes MPLPAGSAAALSPGHLLRALRDEHAVLEDLVATLERQRGAVSRDDIEAVNDSVFAAHRLLGAYREARSQRRSVVIVACGGGDGRLEDLENAWGEMLSEAERSASADLRASAKRLVAAVDQNRRLLQAAMSSGDAFFRILTGAQATAPQSYPAPSRAAMAAGGGGGRLMDLRG; translated from the coding sequence ATGCCCTTGCCCGCCGGATCCGCCGCGGCCCTCTCCCCCGGGCATCTGCTGCGCGCGCTGCGCGATGAGCACGCCGTGCTCGAGGACCTCGTCGCGACCCTCGAGCGCCAGCGCGGCGCGGTCTCGCGTGACGACATCGAGGCGGTCAACGACTCGGTCTTCGCCGCGCACCGGCTGCTCGGGGCGTACCGCGAGGCGCGTAGCCAGCGCCGGAGCGTCGTGATCGTCGCCTGCGGCGGCGGCGACGGGCGGCTCGAGGACCTCGAGAACGCTTGGGGGGAGATGCTGTCCGAGGCGGAGCGGTCCGCGAGTGCCGACCTCCGCGCCTCGGCCAAGCGGCTCGTCGCGGCGGTCGACCAGAACCGGCGGCTGCTCCAGGCGGCGATGTCGTCGGGCGATGCCTTCTTCCGGATCCTCACCGGCGCGCAGGCGACCGCACCGCAGTCCTACCCGGCCCCCAGCCGCGCCGCGATGGCGGCCGGCGGTGGTGGCGGTCGTCTCATGGACCTGAGGGGGTGA
- the chrA gene encoding chromate efflux transporter has translation MGRYSLAVHTPLRDLAALFLRLGATAFGGPAAHVAMMEDEVVRRRGWMSREAFLDLFGASQLIPGPNSTELAIHIGYARAGWPGLLVAGACFIVPAMAIVWAIAWAYVRFGALPAAAGLLAGIKPVVLAIIVQALWSLGRTALVSAMTLSIGALSLLGIALGIHELVVLAAAAGLAGLDWRLTRGGNLWERGASLVLPLPWASAVRAGARPEAANAMAMLGGGAAAVAIPVTLVKLFLAFAKTGAVLFGSGYVLIAFLRADFVTRTGWLTESQLLDAIAVGQFTPGPLFTTATFVGYLVAGHAGALVATAGIFLPAFVFVAATAPLLHRLKDAPAARAVLGGLNAASLALMLAATLPLARDAFAAPSLAVPLFVLALGLLLRYRVNSVWLVLGGALIGWVATARP, from the coding sequence ATCGGCCGATATTCCCTCGCTGTGCACACCCCGCTCCGCGACCTCGCCGCGCTCTTCCTCCGTCTCGGCGCCACCGCCTTCGGCGGACCGGCCGCGCACGTCGCGATGATGGAGGACGAGGTCGTCCGGCGCCGCGGCTGGATGTCGCGCGAGGCCTTCCTCGACCTGTTCGGCGCCTCGCAACTCATCCCCGGCCCCAACAGCACCGAACTCGCGATCCACATCGGCTATGCACGCGCGGGATGGCCCGGGCTCCTCGTCGCGGGCGCCTGCTTCATCGTCCCGGCAATGGCGATCGTGTGGGCCATCGCTTGGGCGTACGTGCGCTTCGGCGCGCTCCCGGCGGCGGCCGGTCTCCTCGCCGGCATCAAGCCCGTCGTCCTCGCCATCATCGTGCAGGCGCTCTGGTCCCTCGGACGCACCGCCCTCGTCTCGGCGATGACGCTCTCCATCGGGGCGCTCTCGCTCCTCGGCATCGCGCTGGGGATCCACGAGCTCGTCGTGCTCGCGGCCGCCGCGGGACTGGCCGGACTCGACTGGCGGCTCACGCGCGGCGGCAACCTCTGGGAACGCGGCGCGTCGCTGGTCCTGCCGCTGCCGTGGGCGTCCGCCGTGCGCGCCGGTGCGCGTCCGGAAGCCGCGAATGCCATGGCGATGCTCGGCGGCGGTGCGGCGGCCGTGGCCATCCCGGTCACGCTGGTCAAGCTCTTCCTCGCCTTCGCCAAGACCGGCGCCGTCCTGTTCGGCAGCGGCTACGTGCTCATCGCCTTCCTGCGTGCCGATTTCGTCACACGCACCGGATGGCTGACGGAGTCGCAGCTGCTCGACGCGATCGCCGTCGGCCAGTTCACCCCCGGCCCGCTCTTCACCACCGCCACCTTCGTCGGCTATCTGGTGGCCGGCCACGCGGGCGCGCTCGTGGCGACCGCGGGCATCTTCCTCCCCGCGTTCGTCTTCGTCGCCGCCACCGCGCCGCTGCTCCATCGCCTCAAGGACGCACCGGCCGCGCGCGCGGTGCTCGGCGGGCTCAACGCGGCCTCGCTCGCGCTCATGCTCGCGGCCACGCTCCCGCTCGCGCGGGATGCCTTCGCCGCGCCCTCGCTCGCCGTGCCGCTCTTCGTCCTCGCGCTCGGGCTGCTGCTGCGCTATCGCGTCAACTCGGTCTGGCTCGTGCTCGGCGGCGCGCTCATCGGGTGGGTCGCGACCGCGCGGCCGTGA
- the flgK gene encoding flagellar hook-associated protein FlgK, with product MSLSSILNTARSGLLTAQRAVEVTSNNVANAQTEGYSRQRVDTAAELPTRFVQGEFGAGVRITGTSRARDQFLDASFRRASADASGGRVRSEALARMETIIGEPSDTGLSAALDAFYGAWSDFAARPSASGVQGAVQESGAKVAQQLNRSAQRLDELQVETRQRLESAVDEVNEIATAIADLNQEIVAAESGGQSANTLRDQRDLKLDRLVQLTGAEVLESADGSVGVLLNGLSLVDGSQVRPLTTSTVNGITEVTRASLPTRPVQIGGELGALRQLSVIDIPALTSELDTLTRGIVDGVNALHRTGVTWSGTPPVATPAGDFFASDPMATSETDPLRTARGIRLDSAIAASSSAIAASAATATGPGDGSVALGISGLRTATIGFTNPDGSPRVTESAGTFLQRIATGIAFSTRSVTDRAEVDDAIATQSDTRRQSVSGVSVDEELVRLIKFQQTYAAAAKLISTADRMSQTLLELR from the coding sequence ATGTCATTGAGCTCGATCCTCAACACCGCCCGATCCGGTCTCCTCACCGCGCAGCGCGCGGTCGAGGTGACCTCGAACAACGTCGCCAACGCGCAGACCGAGGGCTACTCGCGGCAGCGCGTCGATACGGCCGCCGAGCTCCCGACCCGCTTCGTGCAGGGCGAGTTCGGCGCCGGCGTGCGCATCACCGGCACGTCGCGCGCGCGCGACCAGTTCCTCGACGCGAGCTTCCGCCGCGCCTCCGCGGATGCCTCGGGCGGACGCGTCCGCTCCGAGGCGCTCGCGCGCATGGAGACGATCATCGGCGAGCCGAGCGACACGGGCCTGAGCGCCGCGCTCGACGCGTTCTATGGCGCGTGGAGCGACTTCGCGGCCCGGCCGTCGGCGAGCGGCGTGCAGGGCGCGGTGCAGGAGTCGGGCGCGAAGGTCGCGCAGCAGCTGAATCGCTCCGCGCAGCGGCTCGACGAGCTGCAGGTCGAGACGCGGCAGCGCCTCGAGTCCGCGGTGGACGAGGTCAACGAGATCGCGACCGCGATCGCCGACCTCAACCAGGAGATCGTCGCCGCGGAATCGGGTGGCCAGAGCGCCAACACGCTCCGGGACCAGCGCGACCTCAAGCTCGATCGGCTCGTGCAGCTCACCGGTGCGGAGGTGCTGGAGTCTGCGGACGGCTCGGTCGGCGTCCTCCTCAACGGCCTCTCGCTGGTGGACGGGTCGCAGGTCCGGCCGCTCACCACGAGCACGGTCAACGGCATCACCGAGGTGACGCGCGCGAGCCTGCCCACGCGGCCGGTGCAGATCGGCGGCGAACTCGGCGCGCTGCGCCAGCTGTCCGTCATCGACATCCCGGCGCTCACCTCCGAACTCGACACGCTCACCCGCGGCATCGTCGACGGGGTGAACGCGCTCCACCGCACCGGTGTCACCTGGTCGGGGACCCCGCCGGTCGCGACCCCCGCGGGCGACTTCTTCGCCAGCGATCCGATGGCCACGTCCGAGACCGATCCGTTGCGCACGGCGCGCGGCATCCGGCTCGACAGCGCCATCGCCGCGTCGTCCAGCGCCATCGCCGCCTCCGCCGCGACGGCCACGGGCCCCGGCGACGGCAGTGTCGCGCTCGGCATCTCGGGCCTCCGCACGGCGACCATCGGCTTCACCAATCCGGACGGGTCTCCGCGCGTCACCGAGTCGGCCGGGACCTTCCTCCAGCGCATCGCCACCGGCATCGCCTTCTCGACGCGCAGCGTGACCGACCGCGCCGAGGTCGATGACGCGATCGCGACGCAGTCCGACACGCGACGGCAGTCGGTGTCCGGCGTCTCGGTCGACGAGGAACTCGTGCGGCTCATCAAGTTCCAGCAGACCTATGCGGCGGCCGCCAAGCTGATCTCCACGGCGGACCGGATGTCGCAGACGCTGCTCGAGCTGCGGTAG
- the motA gene encoding flagellar motor stator protein MotA, whose product MQLIAGFVVLFGSIIGGYVMHHGQVGVLLQWSEFIIIGGAAIGAFVVSNEVSVIKGSVSRLLGLLKPNPYTAEVYAQQLQMIYEIMQIAARDGLVGLDAHIEDPEKSPVFQKYPFFLKNHHAVDFFTDTLKSLSSGAIEDHHLADVLDADLEKHHHEEALIPAAINKMGDAMPGFGIVAAVLGVVITMGSIGGAASVIGEKVAAALVGTFLGILLAYGVVGPMATAVEGRLASEHAYLQVFRAALLAFARGDAPKQTTEAARRSLDPHVRPSFTKLEELMKGTKSQTA is encoded by the coding sequence GTGCAACTCATCGCTGGCTTCGTCGTCCTGTTCGGCTCGATCATCGGGGGCTACGTGATGCATCACGGCCAGGTCGGCGTGCTGCTCCAGTGGTCCGAGTTCATCATCATCGGTGGCGCCGCCATCGGCGCGTTCGTGGTGAGCAACGAGGTGTCGGTCATCAAGGGCAGCGTCTCCCGCCTCCTCGGGCTCCTCAAGCCCAACCCGTACACCGCCGAGGTCTACGCGCAGCAGCTGCAGATGATCTACGAGATCATGCAGATCGCCGCGCGCGATGGCCTCGTCGGCCTCGATGCGCACATCGAGGACCCCGAGAAGAGCCCCGTCTTCCAGAAGTACCCGTTCTTCCTCAAGAACCATCACGCCGTCGACTTCTTCACCGACACGCTCAAGTCGCTCTCGTCGGGCGCGATCGAGGACCACCATCTCGCCGACGTGCTCGACGCCGACCTCGAGAAGCATCATCACGAGGAAGCGCTCATCCCCGCCGCGATCAACAAGATGGGCGACGCGATGCCCGGATTCGGCATCGTCGCCGCGGTGCTCGGCGTCGTGATCACGATGGGCTCGATCGGTGGTGCCGCGTCGGTCATCGGCGAGAAGGTCGCCGCCGCGCTCGTCGGCACCTTCCTCGGCATCCTGCTCGCGTACGGCGTCGTCGGCCCCATGGCCACCGCGGTCGAGGGACGCCTCGCGTCCGAGCACGCGTATCTCCAGGTCTTCCGCGCCGCCCTGCTCGCCTTCGCCCGCGGCGACGCGCCCAAGCAGACCACCGAGGCCGCCCGCCGCTCGCTCGACCCGCATGTCCGCCCGAGCTTCACCAAGCTCGAGGAACTCATGAAGGGCACCAAGTCGCAGACCGCGTAA
- a CDS encoding carbon storage regulator — MLILSRRAGEAILLAGGIRVIVIATERGQVRLGIEAPPEVTILRQEIVDQVTAGTVAAVATPEALARLGFGPLQPARPSRSRRRAAASVGADQNVTPSDATAITESPSARKLKRKALAAPAAASTAANS, encoded by the coding sequence GTGCTCATCCTCTCTCGACGCGCCGGCGAGGCCATCCTGCTCGCGGGCGGGATCCGCGTCATCGTCATCGCGACGGAGCGCGGACAGGTGCGCCTCGGCATCGAGGCGCCGCCGGAGGTCACCATCCTGCGTCAGGAGATCGTCGACCAGGTCACCGCCGGGACCGTCGCCGCCGTCGCCACCCCCGAGGCGCTCGCGCGCCTCGGGTTCGGCCCGCTTCAGCCCGCGCGCCCGTCGCGCTCGCGGCGGCGCGCGGCCGCGAGTGTCGGCGCCGACCAGAACGTCACGCCGTCGGACGCGACGGCGATCACCGAGTCACCCTCGGCACGGAAGCTGAAGCGGAAGGCGCTCGCGGCGCCGGCCGCCGCATCGACCGCCGCCAACAGCTGA
- a CDS encoding response regulator, which yields MLATSRPSVPDANTLRPGPRPRPCLLLVEDEQSLLRAFGLAFERAGYEVLQAADVPAALEHWRARERDIAVIISDVQMPGPMVEVLIAEARRREPRVGILLMSGELRGTEQRITDLMASVDGFLAKPLRIDALKLEVERQLKARAQG from the coding sequence ATGCTCGCCACCAGCCGACCGTCCGTGCCTGACGCGAACACGCTCCGACCTGGACCGCGCCCGCGGCCCTGCCTCCTCCTCGTCGAGGATGAGCAGTCGCTCCTGCGCGCCTTCGGGCTGGCGTTCGAGCGGGCCGGTTACGAGGTGCTCCAGGCCGCGGACGTCCCGGCCGCCCTCGAGCACTGGCGCGCCCGCGAGCGCGACATCGCGGTGATCATCTCCGACGTCCAGATGCCCGGCCCGATGGTCGAGGTGCTCATCGCCGAGGCGCGCCGGCGCGAGCCGCGCGTGGGGATCCTCCTCATGTCCGGCGAACTGCGCGGCACCGAGCAGCGCATCACCGACCTCATGGCCTCGGTCGATGGCTTCCTCGCCAAGCCGCTCCGCATCGACGCGCTCAAGCTCGAAGTGGAGCGTCAGCTCAAGGCGCGCGCGCAGGGCTGA
- a CDS encoding rod-binding protein codes for MNFPTIRPDATARATNASVGAQTRRDRDEAALKKSAEALEGLFVQQLFQAMRASVPTDGFLERGPGEDLFGSMLDQRIAEQVAVQDGGPRDLSVSLFDALRERLGPSADTDR; via the coding sequence ATGAACTTCCCCACCATCCGTCCTGACGCCACCGCGCGCGCCACCAACGCGTCCGTCGGGGCCCAGACGCGCCGCGACCGGGACGAAGCGGCCCTGAAGAAGTCCGCCGAGGCGCTCGAGGGCCTCTTCGTCCAGCAGCTCTTCCAGGCGATGCGCGCCTCCGTCCCCACGGACGGGTTCCTCGAGCGCGGCCCCGGGGAGGACCTCTTCGGCTCCATGCTCGACCAGCGGATCGCCGAGCAGGTGGCCGTGCAGGACGGCGGGCCCCGCGATCTCTCCGTGTCACTCTTCGACGCCCTTCGTGAACGTCTCGGCCCATCGGCCGATACTGACCGATAG